One segment of Dromaius novaehollandiae isolate bDroNov1 chromosome Z, bDroNov1.hap1, whole genome shotgun sequence DNA contains the following:
- the MACIR gene encoding macrophage immunometabolism regulator, whose amino-acid sequence MEVDINGESRTTISTLPVPLAEVSSAGKTDAEKPRCSSTPCSPMRRTVSGYQILHMDSNYLVGFTTGEELLKLAQKCTGNEENKGESGPNLRSKQLDSGLARSSRLYKTRSRYYQPYEIPAVNGRRRRRMPSSGDKCTKALPYEPYKALHGPLPLCLLKGKRAHSKSLDYLNLDKMSIKEPADTEVLQYQLQHLTLRGDRMFARNNT is encoded by the coding sequence ATGGAAGTTGACATAAATGGAGAGTCCAGAACTACCATATCTACCCTTCCTGTACCTCTTGCAGAGGTGAGTTCTGCAGGCAAAACCGACGCCGAGAAGCCCCGATGCTCCAGCACCCCGTGCTCACCAATGCGGCGGACAGTTTCAGGCTATCAGATCCTTCATATGGATTCTAACTATTTGGTTGGCTTCACAACTGGAGAGGAGCTGCTGAAATTAGCCCAAAAGTGTACAGGAAATGAAGAGAATAAAGGGGAATCCGGGCCTAACTTGCGTTCCAAACAGCTTGATTCAGGACTTGCACGTTCCTCCCGTTTGTACAAAACTAGAAGTAGGTACTATCAGCCATATGAGATCCCAGCAGTAAACGGAAGGAGGAGGAGACGGATGCCCAGCTCAGGGGATAAATGCACTAAGGCTTTACCATATGAACCTTATAAGGCACTACATGGTCCCCTGCCTCTTTGCCTTTTAAAAGGTAAAAGGGCTCACTCTAAATCCCTGGACTACCTCAATTTAGACAAAATGAGCATCAAGGAACCTGCTGACACAGAAGTGCTACAATACCAGCTCCAACACCTTACCCTTAGAGGGGACCGTATGTTTGCAAGAAATAACACATGA